In Tachypleus tridentatus isolate NWPU-2018 chromosome 3, ASM421037v1, whole genome shotgun sequence, the sequence TTCTTCTTCCTTTTAATTCGATAAAATAATGACCTTAAGGATTTACACACTTTATGACATCTTATTAAAGCAGGATATCTAAAGATGAATTCGACTATTTTTGTAACTTCCCAAACACCAGTATGGTTTGATTTTGTTTCAAAAGTCAGTTGTACTCTTCTGAACAACATCGAAATtttactgtaaattattttattggttaATCATTGTATATAAGTTTggtattttctcttattttttagCTTCGAAGAGCTGATCTTCTTCAGATGATGTTGGATGCTCAAATGGCTGAAGAAGACATTGAAAATGCCACTGCTAAACACCTGACGGCTGGTGAAGACGAGCCAATAAAAGGTGCTTTCAATGGTGAAAAGGTGACCTTAGGCCTAATATACTTTCATTGATGAAAAACAACTTcaacattacaatttatttagtatagaaattgtctttaaaatacaaaataaattttgatatacaCAAATCTTGCAATTCCTCAATTTAAATAAGttcttacaataataattactattcaaattattacttaatataaatactgtttcaacTATTATTATACTGAACGTTTATTAGCATACTGTTATACATTATTCGCTTCTTTCACTCATACATTGTCATGAGTATACCTCGTTTTCTTGTTATAAAACATCTTATGTATGCATGGGTTTGTGAAAAAATGAATCCTCGTGCAATGAATACTAAACCACAAGGAAATGTATGATGTAACAGAGTCTGCATGCAGTCAAGGTGCCATCACTTCTGTGCAGATCACCTTCATTATTCGTTAAGACGCAGACATAAACATGTCCTGATCCTAAACCATGCTTCATTGTGGATTTCGTAATATCACTGTTGTACCGTTCTTTTCTCTACCATATAACCAACTATAGTAATTTTTGTTGAACAATTCAAACGTGGATTCAGATTTAAAGAGCACGTGTTAACAGTTTGAGTCTATTCACTGTTAGTCATATAAAGCTTATTTCATCCTTTTGTTTTGCTCATTTCACCAGTGACCTTTGAGCTACCACAAGCCCACTCAAACCGTTTCATACTAATGTATCTTACTGTTCTTAAGGATTTTATATCAAATTCAATTATTTGTTTGGtcaaatgtttgtagttttttttttccttctggtTGTATTTGATTAGAAAGCTCTAAAAATGGCAAGAAGCAGATGAAATTTATTACAGATGTGGAAATTAAAGCAAATTGCTTCTTATTTCTATTGGCCGGGTAAGTCATGTATTGGTATTATCGTTACTATAGACAAAAaccttattatttgttttgataatattttaaaaaagaactgAAGCTGTgatataaacataacattttcataaaGAATATAAGCAAAACCTACCAAgattttatagatttattatCATTGCAGTAATACTCAGTATTTCAATactgtgtttatatatgttttcCAATAATCATATCTACAAAATCGAAACTAAATTTAACTTATTTGAATAGCTATGAAACAACAAGTACAGCCCTCGGTTTCACAACTAATATACTAGTAAACCGACAAGATGTCCAGGAAATAATTCGTGAAGAAATAAACGATATCTTAGGCCAAGATGTAagatttgtgttttatttgtatctGAAATATAAGTTAgaacactcaactacacaacacACTTCAAATTTTCAATTTAACGTACTTTCAGCAAAATGTTATTCACAAGACATTTAGCAACATTATTGTAAAATCAATTCCTTTGTCATCAGAAGgtttctttatgtttaaaatgtttaatatgaattcCAAACAAGGCGTTAATTATTCGATTTTTATCTTAATATTGTTTTCAGGGTGTCTTagattacaacacagtaaacaaactCCAATATTTAGACCGAGTTTTCTCAGAATCTCTGCGAATGTACCCTCCACTAATCACGTGAGTTTGTTGTTCATTTAATTTATAGTGGCGCTATCTTCCAAAAGCAGAATTTTATCACATAAATCAGTTACTGACACATAACGGcagctgtttttataattaatctaaattattctgtattgaaatttgTGTACTCTCTTTTTAAGCTGAAAAAAATAGCTTGTTTCCCAAAACAACCTGCTAGTTTACGATCTAACAAAAAAACTCAATACCATAGTTTTTCTGGCAACTTCTGTCTCAAAATTAGAAAGTAAATATTGTACCAGTCGAGTAAATAAATTACAACCGAGTTAGATCGGAACAGATGTCATTTCTTTATTGTGACTGTGATCATTTTCTgtgatgatattaaaataatacatatcttTATTTCAGGTTCACCAATAGAGTTACTGATGAGGATTACCAGCTAGGTGATTTTAAAATCCCCAAAGATACTGCCATACAGGTCCCTGTTTGGCACCTCCATCACGATCCAGAGATCTGGTCTGAACCATACGAGTTTAAGCCTGAGAGGTAAACAATAAATACGTAATACATGCCAAGAACTTTTGctatttttacagtttcattagcAATTGTCTTgggaaatatttacattttgatagaAAGAAAACAGTGAACTTTTCTAACTTAAGTGTTATGTTATGGTTTCCAGGTTTCTACCCGAAAATAAGAAGGATATCCATTCCATGGCCTATCAACCGTTTGGATCTGGACCACGAAACTGTGTTGGAATGAGAATGGCGCAATTGGAAGCTAAACTAGCTTTGGCCAGAATCTTACGCGCTTACAAACTAGTTCCTTCTGAGAAGACTGGAATCGTACGTTTCAAtttgaaatattctgaaataaaagCATTGAACAAagataatacattctaatattgtaattttcctaaaataatgtaaaacgttACTTACAGAGAAATGGCaaggtaaatataaaataaaatagtattaaaaactCCTTTTCAAGTCATATTTAGACAACATAGGACATATGTGTTACTTGTTTCTTAAATATTCTTGTCTTTTAGGGAGATATCCAATATAAAGTCAAGTTCCTGACTATTGGTCCTATAAATGGAGTTCACGTGAAAGTATTTCCTGTCTAGTGGTGGCCTCTAGCAGAATATTTAAacgaaaattatgtttatttaatcaCGTTCATTTGTCAGATGAGGTTAAACGCATTGATGTTATTAACTCTGCTTTCGTGGGTTATAGATCGTATTTAGtgtgtttattagtttttgtattgttaaacaGGATTGTAATTAATCAACGAAAATAAACTGACGAACCGTTCTGGATATCTCTGACTGTTTCTTATTTTGACTACTttttaaaaggcccggcatggccaggtgggataaggtgttcgaatcccaatcgcaccaaacatgctcgccctttcagccgtggagcgttatagtgggacggtcaatcccactattcgttggtaaaagagtaacccaagagttgggtggtgatcactagctgccttctttctaatcttacactgcaaaattagggacggctagcgcacatagccctcgtgtagctttgcgcgaaattcaaacaaacaaacaaactagtgtttattaaaatttgttttttcatagAATCTAAACTTTGAgtaatatgttttctttatgcCTATTGGCTAAATGATATCGCATCTAAATCTCATGAAGAGAAAACATTAGGTGTTTGAGAAGGTACACGTACTGCTCACAAAACTAAACAGAGAGCGTTAATGTCATACGTCATAACAGAATACCGTTGTTCAAGGAGTTAAACGTACAAGGTAGTTTTCTACCTTTGACAGGATACTGTGGACAAGTTTGTCGTAGAGCGACGTATGCTAATCTTAATAAGTCATGAATGAAAGGTAGCAAGAAAACGTCGTATTTCTCAATCATAGTACACCTGCTACACCCACTAAATTCGAGGTATTTCGTTCAATTCTAGAATGTTTCAGACTAGTTGGGATGCAATAGACGTAACAGTGGTCTCggcgtgatatatatatatatatatatataattaattaaaaaataattagagaATGTAAATCCAATCAGGAATATGAATTGCAATAATTACCAACGCTTATGTAAGTAAGGTTTACTGGTAACATTTGATAACACAAGATACAAGATATTTCATTTTAAccgtttatttatattatattgttactttatttcaattaactttattatcattCACAAGAACTGATAATCTTGTAAGCTGGCCTTCTTATGGTTAATGTTATTGAAACGTCTGATTTCTGTGAACATCCCGTTTACAGAGTGTAATCTACAAGTTAATTAATATATGATTTCAACGTTACACATACTGCATAGAGACcaacagttattaaaaacatgATTAAAGATCAGTGTGATACAACTATTTCAACCGTTAGGTGTCGCTCACGTACCCATCAacagatgtattttttttattttactggatTTTGCTTAAAGCTACTCTTTTAACGCACTCCTGACCTCAAAGTACGAAactcagttttgtttattaatttgtgtgtttGAGGACACGACCTGAGTAACTTCACGAGTTCGGCACATTAAAGCGCCATCTGATTGTCATTCCGGCTAGttggaaataaatgaaaatacggTTGGTTATGACAGGATGTTTTTAATAGTTGGTGGCATGGTTGCTTTAAAGTGCCGTTAATTTTGTAATAGAGTTGATCGTTTAATCTGTTGTTTCAACAGAAGATTGTAAACCATTGTATATTGCGATGGTTATTTGATTTTAACTGTTATTGTTGGAATAAATTGTGCAAACTTCTTTATTCAGATCTGTTTGAAAAAGGTTGATTGTTTAGAACCGATGGCTGAcactttctgtatttttttatctttaactaaaagCTTTGTAGTTTTTCTATCGCGACGAATCACATTTACCCTTTTTCTTCGTCATGTTTCAGTGGTATTGGTCGCATTCTCATTTCGAATCTCTTAAAagtttttagatttattatttcgTTTTGCACAAACTAAGTTTCTCAATTTGTTCCAATGTTAAAACTTTATCTCTTTCTCTTGGGGTGGGGccaggcatgcgactcgtaatctgagggtcgcgggttcgcatctcggtcgcacttaacatgctcgccatttcagccatggaggcgctATAacgttacggtgaatcccactattcgttggtaaaggagtgtcccaagagttggcggttggtgatgatgaccagctgcctttcctctagttctacactgctaaattagtgacggctagcgcagatagccatcgagtagctttgcgcgaaattgaaaagcaaacaaacaatattatatatatcgcTCGCATGATTGGTTAGAAGACCACTCCTTCCAACAAAGGTATTTCATGATTTcgtagaattgttttttttttgttcattgaaGTCTAACTACATATATGTTATTCATGTGAAATAAAAGACTTTCATTTGATCATCTTAAATATTTTGCCATCTagtgtgtaaaattaaaattacattcaataaaagaaattatCGATTGTTATCATTTGAACTGTTTAATTCAATTTTGTgactatatatttgttatttatttatatttcaactaaacaaaattatatctgATAAATTATCCGAACAATAACTTTGCTAAGAATCAATTAATCACATTTTGTTTCAggaaaatgtgtaatttctcaatTATGACCTTTTTTAAAGACAATGTTTGAAAAATGATATAATCCAAATGTTCTATTAGCAAAACCGTTTTAGTTAAATCTTTAACATCTGTATTGATCAGTCCAGAGGAACGTAtgcaaaatatattaagtatatatGAGTGGAGGAACATAACATTGGAGTTCATtgttacttatgtttatttacttgatgtattctaacaaaaaatattaattataacatactgTCTCAAATTGTTAATGTAAATAGGATTtggaaaatatgattttaaccTACTGATGATTAAAACAACATGAACTAATTAGAATTACATCATAATGGatcaatttctttaaatattgtttgagaATTGTCTGAAATACAGAATATCCATCATTTGCAATCggaaaaccaaattaaaataaaaattaacttctcTTTATCGTTTAAGATTCATCCTTTTTCTGTTAAATACATAACTGAGCATTattggaaaaagaaaaatatcacttgtctttatattaaataatcattataaattgAAGTCTATATTTGCTTTTGTGAAACAGTGCACAATTGATACTATAAAACtccttaataaacaaataaataattgttagaatgttatttttcattgtatatagtatttataatacGATCTATCAATATACAAAAGTATGATTCTGTTTAAAGTAAAAACGTTCAAAATACCTCCTGGGATATTAATTTCAGGATGACTTGAACTTTCAATATCAGATGTAATATTCTACTTTGGAGTTGATTCTCGAGGACTATTTTGTTGTTCTCGAAATTTGCGTTCAGCTTTTCAAGAATTAATTTTTGTAGCCATCTTTATTTTTGAAGAGATAGATTTCTGGGAAGAACTGCTGGTCACCACAACCACAGCCAGCTTTTGGGCTTCTCCTATCAACTGTTATATTTTAACGATGTAATTAACAAAATAGCAACATCATTCAAGTTCACGACGCAAAAGTTGCTAGGCCTATCTATAAAGGAATCAAACACAATATTTCTTAAAGCTAAgatttttaaatctagtttagTCCAACTTTTGAAAATCTTCAGATATAAACACCTAACATGTCTGTTGTACGAACATTCAAGTTAtttctaataatcaaaatattgaatattttgtgtatttaaccAGGATAAAATaggtagtttattttttataaaacaatattaaattatagatGAATAGCATAGTTCGCTCTTACGCCTTTACTTATCTTTACCGTCCACGTGTATAAAGTTATTGTAGTATTGTATGATGTCATTAACCATTTTAACAAGAAATAGGTATatagttaattcactaaagtatTTTGATTTTGAAGGTGTCCatgatttaatgtttttacagGAAAGAATACCAATACACTTGTCTCGGTGTTAAGATACGTCtttaataactgttatatttctttttaacatgcTCGTATTTTCAACCATAGCAGTGTTATAATGCGAAGGTGTATCGCGATGTGAACAAGTTATCTTCAGTCTAACTTATCACTGTTACACTAGGAACAGCTTGGAGATAGGCATCTTATAGTTTTGTGCAAAGTTCAAAACGAACATTTTACAATCCTTAAGGATTGAGTGGATGGGACCTTCAATAGTGGGTATACGTTTCATTTTTAGTCAAACCTTTGGACTATAGACcttttccaaatatttgttttgattcaTCTTCCTATAAAATTCGCTGTGTGCTGACGTCAGGTTTTCACTCTTTCCTGTACTATGTGAAAACTGTAGCCGGTAAACTttcaacagtaaaatgttttttcatgtGACAAaagatgataaatatataaaagtaattttaatgagaTGACTTAGTGTTAAACAATCGTCAcaacagtattgtttttatatgttatttactCACACAGTAATTCTATATTTGTATAGGAACTTTATTATGCATAATTGATACAACTAACTTATGTAATACTCCAGCTacaagttgtttaagatactaaCTGTTAATCCAATAAATCTGTTTAtaccacttgttttaaaattattccacTTTGAGAGAATTCCAGTAATCCCACCTTTCGTTGGTGAAAAGTATAGGCCAACAGTTGGTGGTGACTGGTATTGATCAGTTCTCTTCTTTATAATATATCACTGCAAGTTTAGAATCGATTAGCATAGACAGCCCTCAAAACAAACCGAACTTCTAACATTCCTTAGGAGTTGATCAGATGGGACATTCTATAATAGATGTATGTTTTAAtccataattaaatatttagaataaagagGTTCTCTGAATGTAGGCTTAGATTTCACTGTTGTAACAGAGTGACGATTCtcgtaaaacagaaaaatatttgctATAGAGAATGCTACCTAGAGTTTAAACGGATGTCATTGTTAAACATCAACAAAGCAATAGCAACTTTAATTGTTCTTTCTAAACACAATTCTCTGCTATTTTTGCAGAGtatttacataaatgtataatacCTTGTGATCTTAATGAACCTTCAACATCCTTAGAAAAATTGTGTAAACAAACCAACTTATTCACTGAATacctttctgaaatatttaaaatctaccCGTTTTTTCATAAGCAGCACTACAAAAGAGTAAATAATCACATTACAATGTTGACTTTTTCAAATCCATGTTTCTAGTGTACTATAGATCTACGAGGATTAAGGGATAACAAGAGCAGTTTGTCAAGACCCTTCAGTTTATTATAGTTCTATAATTACACCTTTGTTTAATAACACAGAAACTAACAAGCACACCTATAGTCAAAACTATAATCAACAAAAATAgatttaataatgttaatgtgttaaatttatACTGATACATTTCCtgaattaattaaagaactattaATTATACGAATATTTCATTCCACTAGAGGACACTACTAGACAGGAACTACTTTCAGGTGAATGCCACGTCCTGGCACAACTGTAACGAACTTAACATTATGCTGGATATCTCCCTGAAAGAGAAGAAAAGACTTCAGTtactaataaataagtaaaacaattcTATTTCACACAGTTCAAATGTGATcggaaataattattactttttacttattttactgtttactttGTGATCTATCTTATATTCTTATCTTATCAtctgaaagaaaattataattttgagatAACTGTGAGTGTAAACAAACTTGTGTTTCTTACTCCATAATATTCAAAACTTGAAACTTACAATTTCTGTCTTCTCAGAAGGAACTAGCATGTAAGCGCGTAAGATTCTGCACAAGGCTAGTTTTGCTTGTAGCTGCCCCATTCTCATGCCAATACAGTTTCTTGGTCCAGATCGAAACGCTTGATAGGCCATGGGGTGAATATCCTTCTTATTTTCAGGAAGAAACCTGTATATCATGACATTATAACAACTAAGTTTCAAATCAGGAAATTCCTAGTTCTCTCTCcaactaaaagtaaatattttcgaagaaaaatatcaataaacctgtaaaaataacacaaagttaTAGGTATGtattacgtatttagtgtttACCTCTCATGCTTAAACTCGTATGGCTCAGACCAGATCCCTGGATCGTGATGGAGGTGCCAAATAGGGACCTGTATGACAGTTTATTTGGGGATTTTTTAAATCACCTAGCTGGTAGTCCTCGTCAGAAACTCTGTTAACaaatctaaacaaataaacatacatgtATTTCTTGTCTCATTACTCGTTTAGCATCGTTAGGAGTAGTGGAAGATTACTACCACTATTCAATAGAATAGTATTTCTTCCAAAAGGATCTGAGAAAATCCTCACATATTTTCACTGATATAGGTGTCGATAAATAATCCTGACATCATTAATTCAGTTGTAAAGGTTTCACAAATTGTTGGaatgttttgtctgttaatttAATGAGAATAAAGTGGGACGTTTTTTTAAATTCGTGTCttaagtatctttatttataGGACAGTTCTGACTTGAGTATACAAAACTAGCATATTTTTGTAGTAAGTGATTCATTTGAATTAACATTAATACACcagtttttg encodes:
- the LOC143247547 gene encoding cytochrome P450 3A8-like, which encodes MLIPGGSQPLKESKSHLIFIRGKHWKEVRSLLTPTFSSSKMKQVTPIMQKAVDILMEKIAPKAQTEEDFDIYEMYQGLTTDVIGQTAFGAQTNVQRNPKDPFLINSRAFFNIQTSQFLIFLSICFPEFLSIVGTIRKLVDFIWHQIFSTPGRSIVEGITKVIKERRRNPELRRADLLQMMLDAQMAEEDIENATAKHLTAGEDEPIKGAFNESSKNGKKQMKFITDVEIKANCFLFLLAGYETTSTALGFTTNILVNRQDVQEIIREEINDILGQDGVLDYNTVNKLQYLDRVFSESLRMYPPLITFTNRVTDEDYQLGDFKIPKDTAIQVPVWHLHHDPEIWSEPYEFKPERFLPENKKDIHSMAYQPFGSGPRNCVGMRMAQLEAKLALARILRAYKLVPSEKTGIGDIQYKVKFLTIGPINGVHVKVFPV